DNA sequence from the Streptomyces canus genome:
ATCACTGGTCAGTTGAGGCCCTGCACCACGTCAGAGACGTGACGTTCAGCGAGGACGCCTCGCGAGTACGCACCGACACCGCACCCCGCGCCATGGCCACCCTGCGCAACCTCGCCATCGGACTCATGCGCCAAGCAAGCTGGACCAACATCGCCGCCGCAGCCGATCACTACCGGTCACGCCCCCAACACGCGACAGCCATGTTCCGACGCACGGCCTGAGAACGCATCACCCCTGCCTGCTGACCCGGTCGGTGAGCCCGGTCCGGGCCAAGGAGATGGCCCTGTTCGGCGATCCTGCAGACGGCCGACGCGCCGCAGAGTGGGGGTCGGCGAACAAGTGCGTGCCGCACGGCGATCTGCTCGCTGTCGCCGGAGACTACGCGCGGCGGCTCGCCGCGTTGCCGACCATTGGGGTCGGTCACATCAAGAACCAGATCAACGACGCGGTAGACGCCACGTTCGACCAGGTCGCAAAACAGGAGGTGACCCTGCTGGGAATTGGCATCGGCGCGGACGCCGACGAGGCTATGGCGGCATTCATGGAGCGACGCGAACCCCGGTTCACGGGCCGCTGACCGGGTGAAGGAACTGACCGGGCGTTGCGTACGGCCCAGGGCTTCGGCAGACCACTTTGCCGAAGCCCTGGCCTACGTCCCGGTGAAATACGGGGGCCGGTGTTCCCGGATGGCCTGAATTCCCTCATGGACATCTGACGTGTCCAAGGTCAGGGGCTGCGCCAGTGCCTCCCAGTGCAGAGATGCCTCCACCCGTTCGCGGACTGCTCCAGTCCCGCCTTCGTGAGGCGGGTGGCGATCGGCGCGGCGTTCGCGATCTGCTGCGCGACTTCAGCGAGTGCTCCAGGACGTCGTCGGCGATTCCCGAGATCAGTCCCCACGCGACCGCCTCCTCGGGCAGCAGTTCCCGGCCGGTGTAGAGCAGCTCACGGGCGCGTGTGACACCGACGGCCTCCGGGAGCAGCCAGGTCGCCGCCATGCCGCCGTGCGTGCCGAGGTAGATGAACGGAGTGCTGAACCGGGCGTGGCGGCGGCATAGCGCAGGTCGCAGGCGAGCGCGGCGCACAGCCCGGCGCCGACGGCCGGCCCGTTGATCGCGGCCATCCCGCGTGATGCGGGCCAGCCGCGGGGAGCGGTTGCCGGGGGTGCCCGCTGTGCTTAGATCAGCCGAGGATTGACCGCGCGCAGGTCCGTCCGGCTGTCCTGAGCGCTCGGTCTATCGGTCGGCCTGGGCCGCGGATCGGCCCGCGCCCCGCCGGGCGTCCTTGTGCTCGGTGAGTCGGCCGCGGAGGCCGTCGATGATGATGGACAGGCCGGCTTCGAAGTCCGCGTCGGTGGCGAAGCTGTCGCTCAAGTACCTGGCCACCTCGGTCATGGCCGGGAGGTCCCCGCGGGCCGTGGAAATCTCGAAGGAGTTGGAGGTGTCCCGGTCCTGTGGCTTGCCCGCCATGGCATGCAGCCGCTCCTGCAGGACGCAGCCCCGGGTGTAGACGGACAGCGTCATGTACGCGCGCGCCGCCTGCTCGGCCGAGAAGCCGGCCTTCCGTAGCACGCCGATCTCACGGTCGAGGCGGGCGATGTATCTCACCATTGCCTGCTCGGACTGCATGGGCGAGCGCAGGATGATGAGGTCGCACAGGACCGGGTTCTCCAGGAAGATGCGGCGGAAGGTGCGGAAGTACTCGCGCAGGTGCTCGTCCCACGGGTACTCCTCGAACTCCGGGAGGAGCTCGTAGAGCCGCCGTGCCGCCTCCTCGGTGAGCGCCTCGAAGAGCTCCTCCTTGCTGCGGAAGTACCAGGAGATGCTGGTGACCCCCACGCCCAGGTGGCGCCCCAGCCCGGGCATGCTCATCTCGTCGACGCTCTCCAGTTCCGCGAGCTCGAAGGCGCCCTTGATGATCTCTTCGCTGCTCAGTGAGCCGTGCGGTCGACGGGTCAACTCACCACCCCGAGTCCTCTTTGCCCCCCGCCCTTGGTGGCATGTCGGCGAGCCCCTCTCGTGCGCGTTACTGTCGCCCCTACCGGAACCATCGTAACGATCAACTCGCGAGTGGTGGGCGGGGTGGGGCGTAGTGGCCGGGCAGAGGTCGCTGTCGGCCTCGCTGATGACGAAGGCCCGTTCGGTCAGGCCGGGAGAAAACTGTGCGTCCACGAGGGAGTTCTGGGGTGGCGACAGACCTTCCCGATAGTTGTACCGTAAGACTTACGGCATACTCATTGGGAGACTTGGAGGAGGAGCAGATGATTCCTGAGAGGACGCCAAACTGCGATGCGTCCGGCGCTCGTCGCAGCGCCGGCCAGGAACGATCGAGCTCGATCCTCCCCGTCCGCGCACGTGTGAAGTGCCTGAGACCCCAGTGGTGCAGGGCACCCGTACGAAGGAGCACAGGTAGTGGTGGATGACACCTCAACGTCGGACGTCGAGGTTTCGGAGTCCGAAGGAATCATTAATGTGACGTTCTGCCGTGACGCAAAGCTGAACGCCATCACGCCGGCGATGTTCGATGCGCTCGACGCTGCCGTCACCCAGCTCGAACAGCGCGCTGACCTCAGAGTCCTGGTCATCCGCGGCCGCGGCCGGTACTTCACCGCCGGTCTCGACATCTCGACGGTCCGCGCGACGGTGGATCCAGGCGGCGACGCCTCGCGGAGCGGAAACGACTTTCGGCGCAGGTACCGGGCAGACGCTCGGCACGACCTGTTCGACCGGCTGGAGATGGTCGAGAAGCCGGTGATCATGGCTGCCAACGGGCCCTGCATGGGCATCGGCGTCGAAATGTCGGCGTCGTGTGACTTCCGGCTGGCGTCGGAGGCAGCCAGTTTCCGCCTGCCGGAAGTAGCAAAGCTGGCGGTGATTCCAGGCTCCGGCGGGATAAGCCGGCTGACGCGGTTGCTCGGAGCCCACTGGGCCAAGTGGCTGGTCATGACGGGCGCCTTGGTGGATGCCTCCGCTGCGACGGACATCGGACTGGTGCATGCCGTGTACCCGTCCGAGACCTTCGACCGCGATGTTGACGAGTTCGCACGCAAGCTGGCTGCGTTGCCGGCCGAGGCGCTCGGTCTGGCCAAGCTCGCGATCGACGCGGCGTCCGAGGTGGATCGGCGAACGGCCCGGGACATCGATCGCCTCGCGCAGACGATGCTGATGCAGTCCGAGTCCTTGCGGGCCGGCATTGATCGCATCGCCTCTCGGTGACCAGAGCTGGCAGCGTTGACGTCTTCGCGCAGGATACGGCGCGCATGGTTGTCGTTATGAGCCGGACCAGCAAGGAAGATCGCCTTGGGACTGACCGCCGGCCCGGTCCCGCCGCGGGCGGACGGAGGCGTCAAGGCCGGGCTGCTCACGCTGGCAGCGCACGCCCGTGCCGCTGCACGTGTTGCTGGACTGGGAGCGCGCCGCGATCGTCAAGCTGGCCGAGAGCTGGGCCGAGGTCGACCGCAGCCACCGCACGCTGGCCCATCGCCGTTCGCGGCTCGATCTGGTCTACGTCAGCGAGTCCACGGTGCTGTGGGATGCTCGCCGAGGGCGTCGTCCTGCCCGAACGCCCCACGCGGGGGCGCCGCGAGAAGCGGCCGTTCCCGGAGTGGGCCAAGCTCGTTCCCGGCGTGATATGGATCTACGACTTCATGCACTTCGGGGCGAGCAAACGCTGCGCGGTCGCAGTTATCAACGTGGTGTCCAGCAAGTGGCTGGCGACCGTGGTCTCCGCGCAGGAGTCCTCCACACAGGCCGAGGTCGCCTTCACCCCGCGCCCTCGTCGCCGAGGGCAAGGAGCACCTGCTCGACGAGGCGCTGCTTGACGAACTCGCGCACGGCGTCGTGTCGGACAACGACGAACGGGTACCGGTGATACTCGCGGTCTCGGACAACGGCCCGCAGATCGCCTCCACAGCCACCGCCCTGTTCATGGCCGGCGCTCGCATCGCCCAGCACTTCGGACGCCCCGGCACCCCGAACGACCAGTTGGGTAGTGAGAACCCCAACTGGTGCTTTTTCTCAGACGCACCTTGGTCGCGTGATCCGGGTCGCCGTCGGGTGAGGCGTGGAGGGCGCGATGGTCCGCCGGACCTCGCTGTCCGGGTGTTCACTCGGGATTCCTTGGTTCTCGCCGCTTTCGTTGCTGGTGGTCAGGCCGCCCCAGACCGGCAGCTGGCTCACGA
Encoded proteins:
- a CDS encoding enoyl-CoA hydratase/isomerase family protein, giving the protein MTRSVSPVRAKEMALFGDPADGRRAAEWGSANKCVPHGDLLAVAGDYARRLAALPTIGVGHIKNQINDAVDATFDQVAKQEVTLLGIGIGADADEAMAAFMERREPRFTGR
- a CDS encoding TetR/AcrR family transcriptional regulator C-terminal domain-containing protein, with product MTRRPHGSLSSEEIIKGAFELAELESVDEMSMPGLGRHLGVGVTSISWYFRSKEELFEALTEEAARRLYELLPEFEEYPWDEHLREYFRTFRRIFLENPVLCDLIILRSPMQSEQAMVRYIARLDREIGVLRKAGFSAEQAARAYMTLSVYTRGCVLQERLHAMAGKPQDRDTSNSFEISTARGDLPAMTEVARYLSDSFATDADFEAGLSIIIDGLRGRLTEHKDARRGAGRSAAQADR
- a CDS encoding enoyl-CoA hydratase/isomerase family protein: MVDDTSTSDVEVSESEGIINVTFCRDAKLNAITPAMFDALDAAVTQLEQRADLRVLVIRGRGRYFTAGLDISTVRATVDPGGDASRSGNDFRRRYRADARHDLFDRLEMVEKPVIMAANGPCMGIGVEMSASCDFRLASEAASFRLPEVAKLAVIPGSGGISRLTRLLGAHWAKWLVMTGALVDASAATDIGLVHAVYPSETFDRDVDEFARKLAALPAEALGLAKLAIDAASEVDRRTARDIDRLAQTMLMQSESLRAGIDRIASR